CGAACTTTTAGAAAAAATAGAACCAAAACCGaagaaccgaattaattcggttcggttcggcttttcgattttcggtatttatgctcAGCCCTACTTTGTGctggctgtaaatcatcttaaATGTATCATTTCAAAATTCATGAAATCCTGAAATACTAGGTACTAAGATTTGatattttttctcttttgcaggaattagCTTCATTAATCATTATCTTAATAGATTTTCTCAGTCAAGGCTAATGGTTGTGGAGACTAGAAAAGCCCTTGTGCATCCAACTCAACTATACATAATGTGCTCTTCTACGTATCCATTTAGTTAATTTCTCTTGGCAAAGGCGGTATTAGGATGTATTTGGCTTTCTTAAGCTATTACTCCCTCCGAttcaaaaaaagtgtccacttagctttTATTTTTTAGTTCTCCACTTACCAAATAAAGAAAAAATTGaccttattttttcatatttgcccttattaagtgttaagtgacgaaatctcaatacctatttaattaggggcattttagtcaaattacctatggCTAAgaggacactctttttgaaccggagggagtaatttACAACAGTTGAAATTGTTAGGATGTATTTGGTACTTCTTCCATTGAGCTGTAAAGCTGTAGATCTATCATGGTTTCATGGAGCGGAGTGAACCTGTGTCCATTTGGGGTACAGTCAGTTGACCTGGAGGATTGCCCTCCCAATTCGAAGTTTTTTTCTGATTTCCACACATATCCAAGGGAAAGATGGGAGGAGATCCGAATCACATAAATGGAACCCAATGATGAATCTTGAAATCTCAACTATACCAATAGGGAGAAAAAGCTTACCATATGCTTAAACCATGGTCTTCCCTGAAGCCCTTCTGCATCCAAAAATCCCCTCTCAGCAAACATGAGCCGGTCATTTAACATTCGTCGCTTCAGTGCTGCATGCTCGTCCGTCGCTTCATCCTCTTTCAGTTTCTAAGTTTACGAATACAAACAGAGTAGCAGAGGCAATATGAATTCATCAGCATAAGAGTAATAATTAAAGAAAATATCCTAAAATAAGAAGCGAGCAAACATAAGTATAGTAGAAATTTTTATATATGTCCCATCTCACACATAAAATAAAAGCACGACTAGTGGGAAAAAGGTGGCAGTCCTTGGCCCTTGTCCCTTATTTTTACTAAAATCACCCACTGAATCTTTGGTTTTAGGAAAACATGCCGAACTTATCTCATGTTACATAACTTATGCTAACAGCAAGCttgtttctcctttttttttttttttaaaggtaaCCTTCTCTCTTTTCATTCCACGAATTTTCTCCATCACTTCCCAATGCTCAGTATCTGCTTTGCAAGAAAGAGACTTTCAACATACTAAAATTGTGCAACAAACCtttgcttcttctagaatttgtttAGCTGCAGCAGCAAGTTGTTGAGTGGCAGCAGTAATAGGATGCAATGAGATGCTGCTTCCTTCCAACAAGTCACTCAGCATACGAGTATAGTCCTGTAAAATGGTGTTCATTGAAAACAAGACCACAGCAGATAAGTTCTTCGACCTTCGTGACTACATAAGAGGATGTAGATTATGATCTTCAATAAAGCAAAGCATTAATATGGCTGTGTTCAAAGGAATTCACCTCTTGATCTTCATAAATCTTGGCTTTTTTAGAGTCAATcacatactccctccatcccaatttatgtgatatagtttgactaggcacggagtttaagaaagaaaggaagacttttaaaacttgtggtctaaaacaagccattgatatttgtgtggctcaaaataatttcattaaggataaaaggggaagttttaagttaaattatttctaaatataaaaatgtatcattctttttgggacagactaaaaaggaaagtggatCACATAAATTGGACAGAGGGAGAAGTATAAAGAAATTTGTGTTTTGCTTCTTCTATAAGGAATTAATAAATGCATTCAAGTGAGACCAATCTCGAGGGCCAACCATAAAAAGGATGTCGTGACCATATTAGCACAATATAGCATATGACAGAGGCATACAAAAGGTATTCAACGTATGCACTTTATGCCGTGGAAATAAATGCTTCTTCAAAGAACAATCACTCCAGCATATTCATCTTAATGCTAGGTCAGAGGTATTAACAATAGCTTTGTGCTTCCAAAAGTGAAACCCTCAAAATTTAAACTTTCTATACCTGTAGCTCAGCAGCATATGAGAGATAGTTAAAAGGTAAAATCGGATCATCAACCAGGCGAAGTGCAAGTAGTCCCCAAACTCCTGCCACTGTGAGGGAAGGGAGGAGAAACAAAGAAAAGGCTGTCATTTCCATAGCATGACGTCAAAAGCCAAAGATCAAAACTAAAACCCTAAGAGTTTGTATTAATGTAATCAAACGTATGCAATTTTAGACCCTAAAAGTTTGTATTAATGTAATCAAACGCATGCTATTTTAGATGTTAAGAATCACCTTTAAATTATATAGATGCGTCTAACATCTATACAAAGTCAGTAGCTTTGAATAAGCTGCAGAAACATCTAAAGCTACAGAAGATAAGTAACTACCTGCCACATGCCGCTGAAAGAATGGATCCCCTGAGTTTACCATCCAGTCATAGGAATCAAATGCTGTGTGATATACTGGAAAATCTGCAAGAGAAtgatgaaatcataaagaataTATTGGGCACAATGTACCTAGGATGCACTGAACTCCCATGGTTTGGATAACTTTAGCTAAGAATGGAAGCATTGTACCTTTGCCATAGTACAGATCAACAGAAGGAACCCCTGCATGGTGCAAAAATGGGGAAAAGTCTGAATCTACTGCAGTAAGCCGTTGAATCTGCAAATGCAAAGACCATCACACTTGCATACAGCTCAGAAGAGTACAGAAGAGCAGATACCAGAGAAGGACAACAAATCATGGAAGCAAATGGATGCAAGGGTATCCATCATTTATCCGTGCCAGAAACCAAGGGAGAAACAGAATTTTAGCTACATTTGGAACTGGTTACAGAGGGGATCTTGTTATTGAAGATAGGTACCATAACTTTTAGTCTCCTATAAAAGGATTTCTAGAGAAGATAAAGAACTCTTTCCAAATGCAAAGAGTTGCAATGAGCGGCACTTGGGCAACCAAATTTCCGCAATAAAACTGGTGAAAAACGGGTAGAATGTGgattaaatgattttaaaaagtTAACAGAAAAATGGTTGTTCACCATCCCGGCAACAACGCTGATTTTGGTTGTGTTGAATTCTTCAACAAACAAGAATCACAATTTCATTACTTCTGTAATTAATTTCCTTGTCCTTATGCCGAGGGTCTACCTGAAACatcctctctacctcccaaggtagggataaggtctgtgtacactctaccctccccaaaccccactttgtgggatttcattggGTGTGTCGtaatgtcgttgttgttgttgtaacatacagtcatatatgcataaaattCTTCATCCAAAACATCCCTTTAGATATAGGTAATCTTGAccatttttttataaaattctaATCGATCGGGAAGTATCTTTTTAGTTCTATTTTTATGGTAAACCGAATTATCTTTTTCAACATAATCTCAGTATTCAGTATTCATATTTGATAGATAAGACAACATGAAGAATTCTTATGAAACGCAGTGTAGCACTGAAATATACGCTACACCTATAATTTGCTTGACGAAAGATTGTGTGAAGTAATAAACAAAAAGAGACCATAAGAAACTTACTTTGATACCTCTATTAGCAGCTGTCCATCTTTCATAAAGAGTCGTGCCATCTGTGTCTGGGTCATTAACCTTATCCAGCAAATCAAATACAATTAGctaaaacatcatataaaaaGGCATCATTGTCTAAAACTTCCACTAACTAATAGCTCAGTAGGCTTACCTTCTTGGTGATCTCGGTAAGCAGATCGTCAAACTGAGGCGTCGTCCTGGGAAAAAACCCAGGGCCTTGAACTGCACAATCCACATTTAGGTAGGCCACAGATTTAGATCCAAGGTTAACAAGATTCTGCTCAACCCACTCAGTTGATCCAATCTGAATCCATGAAAAGAAAACAAGATGAGTGCAAAACAAAAGTTTAGATCATTAGAATAACCCTGGTAGCTTTTAGGAAGCAGTCTAATATTACATTAGACAGAATCAGGTTTCAGAATATCTGTGATGGGCTATTCTGCACTCTGTCTCTGTTATATAGCGCACGCCCGTGCCATAAAAACATGCATAGAGGCTTATAGACTATAGCCACCCAAATACTTTATGGCCAATCGTACTGTTTCATCATTGAACCAGATTTAGAGTGTCGTTTCCACAGAAAATTCTTGTTCACTAGCAGAACATAAAGTGATTGAAGAGAATGATAAGCCTATTCCATTGAATTAGCATATATAGTTCCTAAAAGGAGGTTAAACAAGTTGAACAGAATAATCTTGCAGTCAATTCTAGATACTGCACCTGATCCTACCATCAGACAGCAGAACATGCTGGTGACTTCTGGAGATAGAACATTACCTACCATCCCAAACTCTTCTGCATCCCAACTGCAGAGAATGATTGTTCTTCGAGGATTCCAACCCAAACGCATGAGAAGAGCATATCTACGAGCAATGTCAAGCAGGGCCGCGGTTCCACTATTGGGGTCAACTGCTCCATAAGTCCATGCATCTCTATGGTTTCCAAGAAGTACAAAACGATCAGGCTCTTCTGATCCCTTTATGACAGCAAAAACATTATGAACTGTTGCCATCTTTCTCTCTCCCTGGAATCAGAAATAATGCAGAAACACTTTAATAAATGTCTGAGCTGACCTACTTTTGAGCTATCCGTATGTTCATCATCTTGTTGGGTAACTTTAGTCGTTAAAACACTTCTACGAAAAAGAAATAGTAAAATACTTTATAATGCAGGTTCTCTTCTTTTTtgacctccccccccccccccccccccccacaaaaacCAAACCCCCCAACCTTTCCTTTTTGGTTTGCGGGGAGGGGCGTGCGCAATAATGCAGTCCGATGCTGGTTCCATTCAAGGCCATTCAGTTGGATTTTTGTCATGTACAGAATTAGAAAGACATCAAGAATATAAAAAGGAAATAACAAAAATGCCAGTATGAGAGATGATGTGGGACTGAATATTTTATTTGTCACAGGATACACAAAGCAAACCAAAGTTGACAAGACTCAATTAAAGCTAATGGTTGCATCAATTCACACACTGTAGTATTAGGTTAGATATCTCAAGAGAATTAGCAGGTGAAAATTGCAAAAGATCTATTTCTTTGATGAAACTGATGAACTGCATATCTCTTCAAAGATGGAATAAAATGACTGAGACCAGCAGATGTTCAATATAGTAAAGTTCCTTTGACCAATATGACTTTCCTATTATGTACTTGACTCGTGCATGGTTGTCTTAGGGGAGCCTAAAGAATGCCTTTTAAAATACCGATCTAATAACCATTGTGTGATCATGGAGAAATAACTATCAGGAGCAACTTTTTCTTTCTATCAACCAAAGCATATATTTAACCTTGTAAGCACTTCATTACATTCATGGAGATGTTAGAATCTTTGAGAAATCACATACTTCTGAATTTGGCAATAACTATGTTTTGGTAACCGTGGTGTCGAGGTCAGCTGGCGCGCACCTAACTAATGTCACGGGGTACTTGCAACCTACCACCAGTACAGATATCGGGTAACTCTGCCCACCAAGGGTTGGACATATGGGAAAAAACCACCTTAGTGTTTTTGCCTCCGCTAGAAATTGAATCTTTTTTTAATGAAGTAATTGTTGTATTGATGGCATAAAGAAGATGTTGAAACAGTACAAAAGAAGTTACGGATGGCTCCTAGATACAAAAACCCACAGAAAGTTCATGAGCCATTTCCCTAAGCGAGCAAAAATATTTGGTTGTTAAGCCAAATACAGAGAGCTAATGAAATCTACAAAAGGGACAACATCATTTACAGGGGCTAAAATACTCCAGCTGAAGAGATTCATTCAGCATTTAGATTTCAAAATAGAGCTACTAGACCCTTGGGTGCAAACGATGCAATAACAATTGTGACTATTCGTACTGATAATGAAAGAAGCAGCAGTGACACAATAGTTAGAGGCAGCTGTAACAAGTAACTCTCTCCTAGCAGAATCTGACGATAAATCACCCGCTTCTTTTGGTAAAAAACAGATCTGCCTTGGCATAATAGGAGATTATTATGATCAAATTTGAACAAAAGCATCTAGTAAAGCAAGAATTGCAATCCATGCTATTTACATGAGTAAATCTAGGGGTGGACGTTCGGTTCTTCAAAACTTCAGTTTTGGTTCTTCACTGGTATACGAAGACCGAACCGaaattagttcggttcggttcgttTTTCTAGTTCAGTTTGGTTTGCCGGGGCTACTTTTAGGCTTAAAGGCATATTTACTTTTGCTCTAAGCAATTTGGTAATTATTATTCTGATTTCTCCATATTATTTTCTTTATATTTGTTATCTTTTTGTCTCACTTGTGCGTCATAAAACTTCAGTCTGCGTCTCTATCTTTGTCGATTCAAGAAAGTTATATATATGAGATTTATATTGGTTCTCATTAGCAtggctttcttttcttttttcggaATTAAAATATTTTGTTTGACAAACAGTAACACTTGTAGGTTGCAGAGGATTAGGCCGAAAACATTAAACAACTGGGATGCCTGCATATCAGTTTACTAAAGCTAATTTCTCGAGAAGTGCAAAATCGTATGGATATGATTCTCATTTTGTATCTTGATTAATTGAATAGTTCATTATAGTGATAAAAGGAAACATAGCAAAAACTGAAAGACAATTAATAACCTACAGTATTTTTGTTTGGTCTATTAAAAGAAGGATATATCATCTCTTTTTATCTAGCTAGTGAACCAAACATTCTATATATTCAGGACAAGGTGAAAATTATCAAGTCCAATTTGTAGATTGTCAATGCCCCAGTAGTTTCATACATTATGTTACCTCTCCTCAAGAATAATTCTTGAAAAGCTACTTAGCAGGTATTTTTACTGCTCAACTCAACTTTCATCCTGCTTTTGTAAAAATGGAAGAAGGCAAACTCGAACAGGAAGAATCCCAAAAAAGAAGTTTATAGATATGTTTGCACTGGATAGCATCTGTATGTTAAAATGCCGTCTGCTCTCTTTTTGGCTCCGAACAGTTgtgaattatttaaattttcttttttttctgcTGCTGCTGTCTTTTTTTCCTTGTTATCACTATGTTTGTAAGATTTTCTATTTTGTAGTATCATAAGCATGCCTTATGATACATCAGCAGAAGCAGACTTGCTTTATTTGCTAATTTTAAGAGCCCGTTTTGAGAACAATTACTACCAGAAGCCCAAGAAGCAACCTAAGGTCTCAACCAAATATGTAGACTGGTTCTAAATCTTGAAAGTCCTCCTAGGAGACAAGACAAAGTTCACAGCACAAGAAAACCAAATAGGGGACGCAAGAGCAGaatttttatacataaatttatgctccgcaTGAAGCTAAGCATCGTTAGGCCAACCTATCTTCGTAAATATCCAGATTCATCTTTCCATTGAAAGACAGTCCAGATCCTCCAACATCCTTCCCTACCAGCTACCTCCCGATAGATAAACATCACTTTAAGTTGAGATTGAACTATCCAACTCAAACTTACCTACCACCCTACATTCAAGAATGTAACCCAATACCACCTACCCCCACAGTAAAGATGTTTATTATTGTCAAATGTCATTTCATTACTTTACCAAAATGATGCTTAGCCAATATTTGGAAATGTAATCTTCCATCTCTTATGAAGCCTACCCAGCAATCCAAACGAAAATACATTCTTTCTTTACCAAAAGTAGACGTAATAAAAAAGAAGTAATCATTAACCATCATCTACCAAGAACttcaccaaaatcaacaacaTATAGATTTTGGAAACCCAAACACCTAAAAATGGAAATCCTTCcatcaaaattttcctagaaaatagAAAAGTTTCTTTTTGGAACTAAAATAACCTATCATTCTAGAAACTCCaaataatactccctctatttcaatttatttgtcttacttttccttcttagtctgtttaaaaaagaCTCCTTTTCTTTTTTGATAACTTTTTAATTCCAACTTTCTACATGATATTTTCAAGACCCCAAGATTAAAGGGCAATTTCGGAACACTCTACCCATTTTTAATTTGAGACTACAAGATTCAAAATAGTCTTTACTTTTTTTTAACTCCATGTCAAGTTAAAATGAGACAAATTGAAACAGGAGGAGTAATAGAAGTCATAATCAACATAAGGACAAAATGAAGACATTCAACACAAGAAGAAGGTCAACTAACCTGGTAGGTAAAGTTGAGCATAATGGGACCAGGCCCAACCCTCCCACTAGTACTAAATCTCATACTCTTTCTCCATTCATAAGGCATCTCAGCTCCCCCAAGTGAACCTAATATAGTCTCAGCTGACATCATTGATATAGGCAATGAAGTTATACTAGGAAACCTTTTCATCACCAAAGGATCATCTATTCTCAACTTCTCACCATTCTCAACCCCACCCCAAACAGGACTTAATGGATCCCCTAAACCATTCATCACTGTCCCTCTTTCAACCCCACCACCAAACTCCCTTTCACTATCAGTAAACATCAATACTGCAGTGACACCACGCTCTGCAGCCTTCTCAACAACTACATTTCTTGACAAACCACCATCTCTCCTTACTATCCCAATACATCCCTTAACCTTCACACCATGCACACCAAGTGCATCATAATCTTTTTCCCTACCATAATTCAAGAAAACAGGCTTACCATACACTGACCCTGATGGTGAATATGCATGATAAGGCATAACAACACCATTTAAACCTGGTTCAGACAACTTTAAAGCATGCACTGAACTGTTAGCAGAGTGGAGAGTAACTGAAGAGAATAAAGGATATGAGAGTAGAACAGTGTAGTTAGTTGCATGTGTTTGAAGGTTTAAAGATTGGAAATGAGACTTAACGTAAAGAGCAGTGTCAAGCGAAGGTTGTGTGCCAGCAAGATGAGGGTGAATAGTGAGGTGGCGTAGGTAGTTGGATAGGGTGTAGTTAGTGGCAGAAAAAAGGAAAGTGTTGAAGTAGAAAATGGAAGTTTTATTATCATGTATGGGTGTGGAGTAATGGTGTAGAGTTGTAAAGAAAGCAAGAATGAAGAAGAGAATAATGAAGACGAAACTCAAGGTTTGTTTTGAGATGCACAACTTTTTGTGGGTGGAAACATAGAGGCTAGTAGAACATGGTTGAGGCATTTCTTGTCTGTTTTCAaatgcgagagagagagagagagagtagaaaTGGTACTCCAAGGGTGAGGAGAGATGAGAACATTGGGTACTACTTGGTACTGGGATTTATACAGCAGAAAGTTGTTCAGTTACTATTTGAATATTGAAGTCATTTgtgttttcttgggttttgtgggTGATTGGCCTTATGTTGATGTGTGTAACTGATGAGAACATATTCGCTACATTTCCAGAGtcaaattttataattttaatcgtaaattttaatatatattttttgagtttgtgaaaataaaatttatatatttaaaaattaaataaaaaatattataattcataataatttataattcaaataattttagaaaaatataagaaaaacatGGTAAAAAATTATCTCGTAGACTACCTAAATAATAATAAATTCACAAATATTGAAACGGAAACGGAAGGTGTAATGAGTTCCACATATTGAGTGGGGTTCACTgctctttcttttgcttttttaGTTGGAACGATGAGAACCTAAAAGCCCGAATCCTTTGAGACCCCACCAAATTTGTCAAAGCAAATTTTTACTGCACCGTAAAAAGAATATTAAACAGTactctcaatttatgtgatatatttttttagtctgttaaaaaaataatatattttaatatttaaaaataatttaacttaaaatttcatctttttatctttaatgaaatgatttacagccacttAAATATTTAGGCTTATTTAAAATCacaagtttcaattttttttttaaactcaatgcctaattaaattttatcacataaattgagactgaGGGACTAGAAGATTTTAAGTTCAAATCTCAACCTGAAATGACTAATTTCAAATAACTATGGAGAACATGATTTACATGTTATGCATAtctttttacttttatttatttactcTTGATATAAGAAATTACAATATAATTAATTTCTTATATCAAGTTGGGGTGCCAGCAAGGTGGGGGTGGAGGGTGAGGTGGCATAGGTAGGTGGATAGCAGGATAGGGTGTAGTTAGTAGCAGAAGAGAGGAAAGTGTTTTATGATGTTTGGGTATAGAGTAATGTTGGAGAGTTGTAAAGAAAGCTAAAATGAACAAGAGAATAATGAAAAGGAAACTCAAGGTTTGTTTTGAGATGAATCACATTTTGTTGGTGGAAACATAGTATGGTTGAGGCAGAgtatttctttttctgttttaatGGTGAGGAGAGAGTTCAGTGTTTGGGACTCTGTTTTATACAGTTTTCATTTGAGGaaattttgacattatttttgttTACTTTGGGTGGCCATCAAGGGGATTTTGGCGTTATGTTGATTGATGTATCTGATGAGAACATCATAATTGATGTAACTGATGAGAAACATATTGAGTGGGGTTTTAGtgctccttttcttttctttttttttttttttttttttctttttggttgaAACGATGAGAACCTAATTTAATTCTTTGACCCACCACCAATTTGTCAAAGAAAACTCTACTCATAGGTCGTATTAATCCTATAATAAGTCTAAACCAGTACAAATCTTTTAATAATCCCGAACTTTATGGTAATTT
The sequence above is a segment of the Lycium barbarum isolate Lr01 chromosome 6, ASM1917538v2, whole genome shotgun sequence genome. Coding sequences within it:
- the LOC132643867 gene encoding probable glutamate carboxypeptidase AMP1 yields the protein MPQPCSTSLYVSTHKKLCISKQTLSFVFIILFFILAFFTTLHHYSTPIHDNKTSIFYFNTFLFSATNYTLSNYLRHLTIHPHLAGTQPSLDTALYVKSHFQSLNLQTHATNYTVLLSYPLFSSVTLHSANSSVHALKLSEPGLNGVVMPYHAYSPSGSVYGKPVFLNYGREKDYDALGVHGVKVKGCIGIVRRDGGLSRNVVVEKAAERGVTAVLMFTDSEREFGGGVERGTVMNGLGDPLSPVWGGVENGEKLRIDDPLVMKRFPSITSLPISMMSAETILGSLGGAEMPYEWRKSMRFSTSGRVGPGPIMLNFTYQGERKMATVHNVFAVIKGSEEPDRFVLLGNHRDAWTYGAVDPNSGTAALLDIARRYALLMRLGWNPRRTIILCSWDAEEFGMIGSTEWVEQNLVNLGSKSVAYLNVDCAVQGPGFFPRTTPQFDDLLTEITKKVNDPDTDGTTLYERWTAANRGIKIQRLTAVDSDFSPFLHHAGVPSVDLYYGKDFPVYHTAFDSYDWMVNSGDPFFQRHVAVAGVWGLLALRLVDDPILPFNYLSYAAELQDYTRMLSDLLEGSSISLHPITAATQQLAAAAKQILEEAKKLKEDEATDEHAALKRRMLNDRLMFAERGFLDAEGLQGRPWFKHMVYGPRNDGESELEFFPGIANAISRSSGLKSGEHNSAIQHEIWRVARAIQSAAHALKGELT